The DNA segment TGATAACATTCTTGGCCCGCCTGTAAACGATTTACCCAAGTTCCCGGATCTTCCCGAAGCTCTTGCACAAAAAATCAGCAATACCAACTCCACCGGCTTTATTGCTCACGAAGCAGAAAAAGCCCTCGCTAAATTTGAACTGAGTGACTCAAACTATACACCTGAAGACCTTGAACATTTAATCTGCGTTGCTTCCGCCATTCGAAATAAAATTTATTCTTATGACCGCTCATGCAATAACATGTGCATCATTCTCTTGAAGCTATGCTCAGTTCTTGATTCAAAAACAGTTAGAAACATAACTGAGCAACTGCAAAGCAATCTACCCTTAACAGCTTCAGACTCTAATACGATGGAAAAAACCCTTGCTCGTATAGAGTTTCTAAATCAATCCTATAGTGCAGCAGCAGAAACACAAATAAGTCTCGCCTCTCGATTATATACTGAAAGTCCTCATGCTCCGACCATCCCGTGGATTTTATTTTCTCTCGGTGAACAAGCGTTGAAGGCGGAAGATATTAAAAGATCTGCCCCGCTACTTAAAGCAGCCATATCTGTTTCCTCTCTTCCTGTTTCACCGGAAATGCTTATTCTCACAGCGCAAACTCAGTACAGTAACCTCGATCGCAGTTCGGGAGACACAGCGTCAGCACTGCTTCGTCCATTGCTTGCAGAACCGAATCTGAACTTATTTATTCAAAAACAAATTAAAATGATGCCCCATTGGGCCGCATTATGTGAAACAGTCATAGCCATTACCGATGACGACGACTTCAGACTGCAACTAAAAAAAGGGGATGCTTTAATTCTTCTGGACAGACCGGATCTGGCTGAACCTCTGTTTCATCGTCTTCACGAAGAACGCCCTGACGATGCAAGGCCTTTCACCGGGTTCGGAAGACTTGCTTTCCAAAGAACAGGCAACCTTTATTCAGCCCGCCCTTATATTGAAAGGGGTTCTAAGCTGAAGCAACGCGACCGTTTCTTCTACGAATTAGCTCTTGCCTACACGCTGAAAAGAATCGCCGGAGAAGCTCTCCCTACCATTCGCATCAAAGGCAGACATTCGGAAGAAGCCTCCGCCACCAGATTTCTTCTACCCAGAGCCGCCCTTTATGCCGAAGGTTATGAACAATTCAACAAGGCTCAGGCTCTACTTATAAAATCCGGGATAACTGTTCTTGACGAATGGCTTTCTTATACAACAATGGAAAACGATGCGGCATGTGAAAACATGTTTATGCAGACAGATCTTTTAAAAAAGGAGCTTCCTGATTCTGAAGAAATACTTTCAGCTAACTATTTCTTTTCAACCTTTTCAACAGACAGAGATTCAATCAGAAAAATGCTGATACTCCCTCTCGTCAACAGTATCGGATTGAAACCAAGAATTGCACAGCTCAACCTGCTTATAAGAGAAATGTCGATATCGCCGACGAAAGAGCTTGCTGAAGCAACTGAAGCCGCGGTTGTGTCCATTGCTACCGATGCAGAAAATAGAAGCAGAGTTGTCGCTCTTCAAGCCGATGCTCTGGCAATAGTCGGTCTATATATGAACTCAGAAGAAAATCTTATCAGAGCAAAATCTCTTTATGACCTGGCTGTAGACCTAAGTAACAGTCCCGAAAAAGGAAGATTGTTAAATAATCAAGCTTGCGTATATCTGACTCTCGGTAAAAAAAGTGAGGCTGATGACCTCTATGATGAAGCTATGGACAATTCTCCTGACTTTCCAGAGGTTGTGACTCTAGGAAAGACAGTTTCATCCTTTCCACAAAAAGAACTTGAAACGGAACTTTTAGCCTATATTGAAAAAGTAGAGACTATGGAACTGAAACAGGCGGCGAAAGATATACTCGGGACAAAGCCCGAAAAAACTGATGAGAACTCAGCGTTAAATATTTCCAGTCAATCAGGTTCACTGCATGTTCTGCTTAAAGAAACATCCGTAACTGATTCAGATTATGACAATCTTGAAGGGTTACAATTGAACTTTTCATATGAAAGCAACCCATGGCTGCTTCCCGCAAAAACAAAAGAAAAACAGCAATAGCCTTTAAAATAAATTAATCTTCAGACTCCAGAGTGTAATTCATCTCTTCGGCCATCAACTTAAGAGGCTCAACCCTTCCGGTAATTATCATAATTTCCATCAGAGTCTCGGCTCCAAGTTTTGCCTTCGGATCGTCAGGATTCACCTCACGCAGCAAGGTCTTAGGACTTTTGCCCACTTTTTCAGCAAGAACTTCTAAAGGAACCGGTCCGTTTATTACAAGCTCCTGTATTGCTCTTTCAATCCTTTCAGACATTGCGTTAAACCTCTTTCTATATTGGTTATTAAACCACCAAACTACTTATTTATATCTCAAAAATTTTAAACATTCAACAGGACAAAACCATGTCTGACTATGCTTGTATTTGTACATACATTCTAGTGTTATTTTTTTCGGAAATGAGATACTTATTCGAAAGGCAAAATTGTCACTAGATTGTAACAATTGATATTTACATACCAATTGCAGCAAACATCACTGATTATAAGGGCTCAGAGCTTTAGTAGTGTTTTTTTCAAAACTTGACCTAACCACTTTAACGTGATTGTTACTGCTCTGTAACAAGACACGTGAATGATGCGGGATCTTAAAGAAGCACACAGGTTTGGAGGGAGCGTTGCCCAAGAAATCTTTACATATGAAAATCCTACTCTGGGGCTGGGCAGTAATGCTCTGCGCCCTGTTGCTTACTTTCTGGTTTTATTACGGAACAGTGGCTGAAGAACTTGCCAATTCAAGCGGCCAGAACACTTCTCGATTGCTCAATTTTGTAAGAAGACAAATCAGCAAAAGCGAAACCTCTCCGGGCACATCCTCATTCCAAAAAGAAGTAACGGAACTGGGGCATGATCTTGGGATCAGAATTACCTACATTAAAGACGGCAAAGTTTTAGCAGACTCCGAAGTTCAAGAAAAAAGACTCTCCAAACTTGATGACCATTCCGATCGTCCCGAAGTTATTGCTGCTGAAGCAAGCGGTTCAGGCGAAAACATAAGATACAGCACCACGCTCGATACCCGCATGCTTTATGTCGCAAAAACCATGAGCAAAGAGGGTGAATTTCTGCGTTTGGCATTGCCCTACTCCGTAATCGGCGAGCGTTTGGATCGCGTAAAATGGAACTTTGCTCTCGTCCTGCTGCTGATCGCCATCGGATCAGCCCTGCTTCTCATATATATAGGTAGACGGACTTCCGCCGCTGTAACTGAAATTTCCGCAACAGCACGAGCTATCGGCGAAGGGGACTACAGCAAGCGTATCCGAATTATCCCCGGCGGTGAATATCAACTGCTGGCGGATTCGATCAATACAATGGCCCGTAAAATCCAAGGCCACATAGAAATAATCGAAGATCAGAAAAACAAGCTTGATGCCATGTTTGACAACATGAAGGAAGGCATCATGGTTCTTGACACGGACGGTAAAATTGAATCTGTAAACCGCTCCATGGTCGAAATTGTTCCAGAGACAAAAAACAGCAAAGGGCGCATGCCTCTTGAAGTCCTCACCCGTCATGAAATTCAGGACTCCGTCGACGTCATCATCAATAATCTAAACAACGTCAAATCCGACTCAATAATTTTAGACTTCCCTGACGGCCGTTCAATGAACGTCACGATATGTTCCTTCAATGACTCCAATAGTCGCCGCAAATTAATTCTTGTTTTCCATGACATCAGTGAAGTCCGCCGGATTGAAATGGTACTTAGAGACTTTGTATCCAATGCTTCGCACCAGCTTCGTACTCCGCTTACAAGCATCAAAGGATATACTGAAACCATTATAGACAATCCACCGCAGGACAATCACACTCTTTCAAAATTTTTGAACATAATTCTCGACAATGCCAACCACATGTCAAAAGTAATTACAGGCATGTTTGCACTTGCCCGCAGCGAATACTCCGGCAAAAAGCTTCGCTCAGAACCGACGAGTCTGAATGAAACGATCACTCACAGCATTAACAATCTGACAAAACAAGCTGCCTCAAAAAAAATAAAGATAACAACAGGACATATTGCTGAAAATCCTGTTGTAGGTACAGATGAAGGATTAATTCAGATTTTTGAAAATCTGCTGGAAAATGCTATCAAATATGCTCCGGAAAACAGCTCTATCAAAATAGAAACAGAACTGAAGGGAGACTCGATAACTACAAAAGTTATTGATGAAGGCCCTGGAATTACTCCTTCCGATACTGAAAGAATTTTCGAACGTTTCTTTAAATTGGATGAAAATGCTGTCGAAAACGGCAGCTCAGGATTGGGACTTGCTATCTGTCGCAGTCTTGTTCGTAACTTCAATGGTGACATATGGGTTGAAAGCCCTGCTGATACAGCTACCGGAACCGGCTCCTCATTTTGTGTGAAGCTCCCGGTAGCAAACGGCTAATCACGCCGACAAAACTTTATAAGTTTTCAATAAGAGGTTTATCTTTAATGGATATTTATGATGTGTTTTTCTACCTGTCCCTGTTCGCAGGGTTCATGATGGCCTTTAACCTAGGTGCAAACGACGTGGCGAACTCCATGGCGTCTGCGGTTGGGGCAAAAGCTATCAGCATCAAACAGGCGGTTTTCATTGCAGGAACTCTAAACTTTGCCGGAGCCGTATTCCTAGGTTCGCAAGTAACTGCAACGGTTAGTAAAGGAATCATCAACGCAGATGTAATCGCAGACCCTAAAGTAGTTATGGTAGGCATGTTTTCTGCGCTATTAGCTGCGGGTTTATGGGTCTTAATATCAACACTTACAGCCCTGCCGGTATCTTCGACCCACTCCATTGTGGGTAGTATTCTGGGGTTCGGACTTGTTGCAGGCGGACCGGATGTAGTAAATTGGATGAAAATGGTCGGGATCGTTATGTCTTGGATTATTTCACCTTTTTTCGCTGCAACCATCGCTTATCTTATATTCACCCACATTCGAAAAACAATCCTTTTTCAAAAAGACTTTATTCATCAAGCCAAAAAATGGGCTCCAATATGGATGGGATTAACGGTTCTGCTTATCGCTCTTTCCTTTTTATATAAAACACCGGTCGGCAAAAGTTTAAACCTTCCATTCTTCGGCTCGCTGGCACTTGCTTTTGCTATTGCCGGAGTTGTTTGGCTTGGCGGAAAACTGGCTGTTAATAAACTGGTGGGAGATCCTGAGCAGGGAGCTGAAGCTGTCGAAGAAACATTCAGAAAACTCCAGATCGGAACATCCTGCTATGTGGCCCTGTCTCAGGGCGCAAATGATGTTGCCAACGCAATCGGCCCAGTGGCAGCAATCTATCTCATATCAAAACAACATGTACTCCTCGCCAAAGCAGATGTTCCCCTCGGATTGCTGGTCATGGGTGGAGTAGGTATAGCGATAGGTATTGCTCTTCTCGGATACAAAGTAATGGGAACAGTCGGCACAAAAATCACTGTACTTACAAATACTCGAGGATTCGCAGTTGATTTTGGTGCAGCAACAACAGTTCTGATTGCTTCAAACATGGGTCTTCCTGTATCATCTACCCATGCGGCTGTAGGTTCAGTTGTCGGAGTAGGTCTGGCGAGAGGTTTTTCTGCGGTTAATTTTCAAATTCTTGGTAAAATTGTCCTTTATTGGGTACTAACAGTACCTATCGCAGCACTTACAAGCATTATCATATTCACAATACTCAAGTGGATTTGTTTATAATATTAAATTTAAGGAGGCCAACATGCGTTTTCGTCTGCCCTTTCTAGCTCTTATAGTTTCTAAAAATCCTATGGAAGGATTAACAAAGCATTACAATAAAATTGCTGAATGCATTCAAATAATTAATGACTCAGTTGAATGCTATGTAACAGGAGATTCAACCTGCAAAGACTTCGGAGATCTTATTGCTCAGATCGACAAGGTAGAGAGTGAAGCCGACAAGATCAAAAGATCTATTCGTAATCACCTGCCGCACAGTATGTTCATGTCTGTTGATAAGACTCTGTTCTTTAACTACACACGCAGTCAGGACAACATCCTCGACTACGCACAGGAAGCTCTTCACTGGCTCGGCATGCGTAAGGTCAGTATCCCTGAAATCTATCAGAAAGATTTAATTATCCTTCTTTCAGAAGTTAACGATACTACTATGCGTCTCGGTCCGGCACTCAAGGCAACCATCGAACTCAACGACGGGACTTCCCTTGATCGTGCAAATACCAAAAGAAAGATCAGAAAAGTCCGCAGGCATTATGCCAAAGCGGTCGAACTGAGAAAGGCTCTAACCGACAAGATCTATAAATCTGATATGGATTTTAAAGACATCTACCAGCTTATGCACTTCGTAGATTGCCTAAGCGAAATGGCTCACGAAGCAGAAGGATGTGCAGATATCCTTCGCGCAATGTTAGCCAGATAGATTCTCATTATATATCATGCAAAAAGCCCCTGAAAACTATGTTTTCAGGGGCTTTTTTATTAAGAAATAACTTTCCCGGCCCGACTACAAAACCGCCGGACGATCTATGAATCTTCCCGTTCTTTTAAAGTCAGCCGTTTAATTTTACCGCTTGAAGTCTTTGGCAGTTCATCGCAGAATTCGATGCTTTTAATTACAACGATTGGTCCAAGTTCGCGGTGAATATGATCTACAAGTTCTTTGTGTAACTCATCAGATTCCATAGCATCATAAATAAGGGTGACAAAAGCCTTTGCAACTTCTCCCTTGATCTTATCCGGCACCCCGATAACAACGGCTTCGGCAACATCCGGATGACTCGTCAAAGCACTTTCCACTTCAGCTGAACCGACGC comes from the Maridesulfovibrio ferrireducens genome and includes:
- a CDS encoding tetratricopeptide repeat protein, producing MRFQSILRLFCFITMLLAFNAIAATASPTIAIEDFKDKSGQPASEFKEFLINSLTEAGFLCSNSSEIRSDVRYTLAGIVKKNKKGTSYSALLTDRFSLEPEVFFNGKQIGGTNTAPAASKLSKSVESLLSNQIITSVEIFGDSRLTPNAIMALAQIRPGETASPEKLIAGRIILENCGLFENAQLYITPGPEGRKLKITVKEGVMVIASSMPGPGKAVLDNILGPPVNDLPKFPDLPEALAQKISNTNSTGFIAHEAEKALAKFELSDSNYTPEDLEHLICVASAIRNKIYSYDRSCNNMCIILLKLCSVLDSKTVRNITEQLQSNLPLTASDSNTMEKTLARIEFLNQSYSAAAETQISLASRLYTESPHAPTIPWILFSLGEQALKAEDIKRSAPLLKAAISVSSLPVSPEMLILTAQTQYSNLDRSSGDTASALLRPLLAEPNLNLFIQKQIKMMPHWAALCETVIAITDDDDFRLQLKKGDALILLDRPDLAEPLFHRLHEERPDDARPFTGFGRLAFQRTGNLYSARPYIERGSKLKQRDRFFYELALAYTLKRIAGEALPTIRIKGRHSEEASATRFLLPRAALYAEGYEQFNKAQALLIKSGITVLDEWLSYTTMENDAACENMFMQTDLLKKELPDSEEILSANYFFSTFSTDRDSIRKMLILPLVNSIGLKPRIAQLNLLIREMSISPTKELAEATEAAVVSIATDAENRSRVVALQADALAIVGLYMNSEENLIRAKSLYDLAVDLSNSPEKGRLLNNQACVYLTLGKKSEADDLYDEAMDNSPDFPEVVTLGKTVSSFPQKELETELLAYIEKVETMELKQAAKDILGTKPEKTDENSALNISSQSGSLHVLLKETSVTDSDYDNLEGLQLNFSYESNPWLLPAKTKEKQQ
- a CDS encoding phage regulatory CII family protein, whose protein sequence is MSERIERAIQELVINGPVPLEVLAEKVGKSPKTLLREVNPDDPKAKLGAETLMEIMIITGRVEPLKLMAEEMNYTLESED
- a CDS encoding sensor histidine kinase yields the protein MPKKSLHMKILLWGWAVMLCALLLTFWFYYGTVAEELANSSGQNTSRLLNFVRRQISKSETSPGTSSFQKEVTELGHDLGIRITYIKDGKVLADSEVQEKRLSKLDDHSDRPEVIAAEASGSGENIRYSTTLDTRMLYVAKTMSKEGEFLRLALPYSVIGERLDRVKWNFALVLLLIAIGSALLLIYIGRRTSAAVTEISATARAIGEGDYSKRIRIIPGGEYQLLADSINTMARKIQGHIEIIEDQKNKLDAMFDNMKEGIMVLDTDGKIESVNRSMVEIVPETKNSKGRMPLEVLTRHEIQDSVDVIINNLNNVKSDSIILDFPDGRSMNVTICSFNDSNSRRKLILVFHDISEVRRIEMVLRDFVSNASHQLRTPLTSIKGYTETIIDNPPQDNHTLSKFLNIILDNANHMSKVITGMFALARSEYSGKKLRSEPTSLNETITHSINNLTKQAASKKIKITTGHIAENPVVGTDEGLIQIFENLLENAIKYAPENSSIKIETELKGDSITTKVIDEGPGITPSDTERIFERFFKLDENAVENGSSGLGLAICRSLVRNFNGDIWVESPADTATGTGSSFCVKLPVANG
- a CDS encoding inorganic phosphate transporter translates to MDIYDVFFYLSLFAGFMMAFNLGANDVANSMASAVGAKAISIKQAVFIAGTLNFAGAVFLGSQVTATVSKGIINADVIADPKVVMVGMFSALLAAGLWVLISTLTALPVSSTHSIVGSILGFGLVAGGPDVVNWMKMVGIVMSWIISPFFAATIAYLIFTHIRKTILFQKDFIHQAKKWAPIWMGLTVLLIALSFLYKTPVGKSLNLPFFGSLALAFAIAGVVWLGGKLAVNKLVGDPEQGAEAVEETFRKLQIGTSCYVALSQGANDVANAIGPVAAIYLISKQHVLLAKADVPLGLLVMGGVGIAIGIALLGYKVMGTVGTKITVLTNTRGFAVDFGAATTVLIASNMGLPVSSTHAAVGSVVGVGLARGFSAVNFQILGKIVLYWVLTVPIAALTSIIIFTILKWICL
- a CDS encoding DUF47 domain-containing protein, which produces MRFRLPFLALIVSKNPMEGLTKHYNKIAECIQIINDSVECYVTGDSTCKDFGDLIAQIDKVESEADKIKRSIRNHLPHSMFMSVDKTLFFNYTRSQDNILDYAQEALHWLGMRKVSIPEIYQKDLIILLSEVNDTTMRLGPALKATIELNDGTSLDRANTKRKIRKVRRHYAKAVELRKALTDKIYKSDMDFKDIYQLMHFVDCLSEMAHEAEGCADILRAMLAR